From Balneola sp. MJW-20:
TGGAGAAGTTCTGCAAAAAAGTATATCAGTATGTATAATAAGATTAAAAGTGAAAACTAGTTATTATGAAGAGTTCAGTTGTCGCAGTCATATTAGGTGGTGGAAGGGGTACCCGATTATTTCCGCTTACAGATCAACGTTCCAAACCAGCTGTGCCTATCGGCGGGAAATACCGACTGGTGGATATTCCAATCTCAAATTGTCTCAATTCTGATATCAGGCGGATCTATGTACTGACCCAGTTCAATTCCGCTTCTTTGAACAGACATATCAAAAACACCTTTAATTTTGATGTCTTCAGCAGTGGTTTTGTGGATATTCTTGCTGCAGAGCAAACCACAGACAGTCAGGACTGGTTTCAGGGAACTGCAGATGCGGTCCGGCAATCCATTCACCACATGGAGAATCATACTTACGAACATGTTCTTATTCTATCCGGTGACCAATTATATCAGATGGATTACCGTAATATGCTGCAGCGACACAAGGAGAATAATGCCGATCTTACCGTAGCCACTATCCCGGTCAATGCTGAAGATGCAACCGGATTCGGGATTATGAAGACCAACAAAGACGGGATCATTGAAAAATTTATAGAAAAACCTTCGTCCGACTTGCTTGGGGACTGGAAATCAGAGGTGCCGCAGAAATTTAAGGACGAAGGGAAAGATTATCTTGCTTCCATGGGTATTTATATTTTTAATCGTGAGACCATGATCAAGTTGTTTGATGATAACCCGGGGGCAACTGATTTCGGAAAAGAACTGATCCCAAAATGTCTTGAAGAAGGGCAGACCGTATGTAGTTATGAATTTGAGGGTTACTGGACAGATATCGGAACTATACGTTCGTTTTTCGAGGCTAACCTGTCTCTTGCTGATACGGTGCCGGAGTTCAATCTCTATGACAATGATAACTTCATTTATACCAGAGCTCGATTACTTCCTGCGTCGAAATTAATGGGAACAACACTTGAACAGTCTCTTATGGCAGAAGGCTGTATTATCGAAGCCAGCAGGATCGTACAGTCTGTTATTGGTATCAGATCCAGGATCGGTAAGGGGACGACGGTAGAAAACTCGATCATTATGGGTAATGATTACTTCCAGGACCGTAAGGTTATTGAAGAAGCCTCAGATGAAGACCCGGCATTGGGAATTGGACAGAGATGTTATATCAGCAATGCCATTATCGACAAAAACGTGGCGATTGGTCATGATGTCCGAATCGTAGGAGGTACTCACCTTGAAGACGGTGATCACAAATATCACTACGTCAGGGACGGAATCGTGATCGTGAAGAAAAGCACCGTGATCCCTGCGGGAACTACTATTATGTGATCATAATATGATATAAAAAAAGCCGGCAACCTGAGGTTACCGGCTTATTTTTTTTCAACCGTTTATTCTCCCTGTCCGAGTGAGAACCCTCGTTTTCCGTCGAATTCGTAGAGATTTTCGGTTTTAATGCAGTCATGGCCTGCGTCATTCAGGTTGGAAAGTAACTGAATAACATCTTTACCATTTATCTCAGTGTAATTACCGGCTGAAGCATCTTTGGCTATGAACCTGCATCTCCAGTGATCGGTGCAGAAGGTCTCAGGACGACCCTCAGGATACACTTTAACTCCGCGGTTGGTGATCATTTTGAGTTTCATATCCTCACCGCAGTCTGCGTCCAGTCGCTTGCCGAGGTCATCCGGGTTACGGTCATCACTGGTCCAGTCGATAAATACATCTACACCGACCAGTTTTTTCTCGGGAACATCACGCTTTTCCAGGTTTACTTGGATCCCGTGATTATTATGACCGTAGGAGGCTGACTTCAGATGCTTAGGTCGTTCACCTAAATGATCAATGACCGCTTTTGTGAAATCCTTCGTGCCGACGATCTGCTTGGTATACTCTTTGGATTTAATGTCGGCAGTGTGAATACCCTGCTCAATAGTAGCAAGCAGTGCGTTGGAAATAAGCTCAGCCTCGTCACTAAGATTCAGATGGGCGAGCATCATACATGCGCCGTTGATAAGTCCTGAGGGATTAGCAACATCTTTTCCGGCTATGTCAGGAGCTGAACCGTGGATCGCTTCGAACATGGCAAAATCATTTCCGATATTTCCGGAACCGCCCAGGCCAACTGAACCGGAGATCTGTCCCGTTATATCTGAAATAATATCTCCGTACAGATTCAGAGTCACCACAACATCGAACCATTGGGGTGTATCTGCCAGACGGGCTGCACCAATATCGATGATATAATGGTCGCTTTCTATCTCAGGATATTCCTTTCTGACCTCATCGAATACTTCATGAAACAATCCATCCGTATGCTTCATAATATTATCTTTGGTCATGCAGGTCACTTTATTACGGTCGTAAGCCTTGGCATATTCAAATGCATATCGGATAACACGCTCACATCCCGGGCGTGATACCAGTTTCAGGCACTGTACAACTTCGGGGGTTTGCTGATGCTCAATCCCCGCGTAAAGGTCTTCCTCATTCTCACGAACCACAACTACATCCATGGTCGGAAAGTTACTTCTTACGTAGGGTACCAGTGCTTTAACCGGGCGGACGTTTGCAAAAAGTCCCAGCGTTTTTCTGATAGTTACATTCAGACTCTTATAACCGCTTCCCTGTGGAGTTGTTATTGGAGCCTTTAGGAATACTTTATTTTTTGCCAGTGTATCCCAGGATTCCGGTGAGATTCCGGACATTACTCCGGATTCATACACTTCCTTACCGATCTTGATCTCATCGTACTCAAGAGGTACATTTGCAGCCTCCAGTATCTGAAGGGTGGAATCCATGATTTCATGCCCTATACCGTCTCCCCGGGCAATAGTGATAGTATTCTTACTCATTTATCTGAGTGTTTGGTTAGTTTTGTTTTTAAAGAACAAAAAGGGGCCAAAGCCCCTTATGGAAATATTTAACAGGTATGATCAGGCGCCGATCAGTTCTTTCAGCGTCATTCCGATATCTGCAGGCGATTCAACCACAGTTATACCGGCAGCGGCAAGTGCTTTCTTTTTTTCCTGGGCGGTACCTTTACCACCGGAAATGATCGCACCCGCATGTCCCATACGGCGTCCCGGAGGCGCTGTAGAACCTGCGATGAATGCCACAACGGGCTTATCTACATTATCTTTGATATAAGCAGCAGCTTCTTCTTCAGCACTTCCGCCGATCTCACCGATCAGTACGATGGATTCTGTATCCGGATCATTCTGGAACATCTTTACCGCATCAAGGTGTGTTGTGCCAATAACAGGGTCACCGCCAATACCAATAGCGGTACTTTGACCGAGACCTGCTTTCGTAAGCTGATCAACTGCTTCATAAGTAAGCGTACCGGAACGGGAGATCAGTCCTACAGACCCGGGGCTGAAAATATTTCCGGGCATGATACCAACTTTAGCTTCCCCGGGAGTAATAACACCCGGACAGTTAGGACCGATCAGTGTAGCACCATGGCTATTAACAACCTGCTTAGCAACGATCATGTCCTTAACAGGTATACCTTCTGTGATACAGATGATCACTTCGATGCCAGCAAAAGCAGCTTCAGTAATTGCATCCGCTGCAAAGGCAGGTGGCACAAAGATCACAGATGCATTGGCACCTTCATGTTCAACAGCTTCTGCTACCGTGTTAAAAACTGGTTTGTCAAGGTGTTTCTGACCGCCTTTTCCAGGAGTAACGCCACCAACAACATTGGTACCGTATTCGATCATTTGCTCGGCGTGAAACGTTCCTTCACTACCGGTAAAACCCTGAACGATCAGGCGAGTATCATTTCCGACTAGTACGCTCATTTTAGATTTTTTGAAGTTCAAAATTTTGGGGCAGGAATATACCCACAATAGCAGGCAATTGAAACGGATTTTATGTCAAAAAAGGATAAGATCGCAGACGGACGACTGTATTTTGACTGCTGACAGGCCTTTGAACATATGAAGTAAATTCAAATTGCCATGACCACCGTTGGCAGATAATTAGCTAAAGTATCTCGATGATCATTTTATCAAGACTCAAGACTAAACCCGCATTTATAATTTATAATCTATAATTTATAATTCATCCCAAAAGATGGTAACCTAAGAGTCAGGAAACCCCCACATCTATTACAGTAAGACCATAGAATGATAAGCGACGACAAAAAAGAAGAGGTCCGGGCAGCGGCAGATATTGTCGAAGTGGTCTCAGACTATGTCAAGCTGAAGAAATCCGGAAGCGGCTTTTCAGGATTGTGTCCTTATCATGATGAGAAAACACCATCTTTCCACGTAACTCCACGACTAGGAATATTCAAATGTTTTGGTTGCGGTGAATCCGGGGACGTCTTCAAGTTTGTAATGGATCAGGACGGTGTAGGGTTTACGGAAGCCATTCGTCAGCTGGCCGAGCGCTACGGTGTTTTTATTCCGGAAGAAGAAGAAGGGCTTAATGATGAGCGTTCTCAGCATAAAGAAGGGATCTATCATGCACTGAAGTTTGCCGGGGTCTATTTCTATCGCAACCTGATCGAAAATCCGGAAGCTCAGAAAGCTCGTGATTACCTGGAGAAAAGAGGATATTCCAATGCAGTTATCAAAAAATTTGGCCTCGGTTATGCACCCGGTGGTGGAGAAGATCTGCTTAAAGCGGCAAAGGGTGCCGGGATCGATGAAAAGTATTTGCATGATGCAGATCTCATAAAACCCAGCCAGCGAAGTGATGGATTCTACGATACTTTTCGCAACCGGCTGATGTTTCCCATTTTCAGTCCCACAGGCAAGGTGATCGCCTTTGCAGGAAGAGTTCTTGGCAATGAAAAAACGGCTAAATATATCAACTCCGCACAGACTCAGGTTTACAATAAATCTGAAGTGGTTTATGGGGTGAATTTTGCCCGTAATGAGATCCGAAAAAATAAAGAAGTGATACTGGTGGAAGGTTATACCGATGTGATCACTCTAAATACTAACGGAATAGCCAATGTGGTAGCCAGCAGCGGGACCTCGCTTACTCCCGGTCAGATGAAAGTACTGCATCGCTATGGTGAAAAGATCATAATGATCTATGACTCGGATGATGCCGGTCAAAATGCGATGAAACGGGGCATCGATATTGCCCTCTCGGAAGGAATGGAAGTAGAGTTGCTGGAACTGCCAGAAAACCAGGATCCGGATTCTTTTGTGAAGCAATTCGGCAAGGAATCTTTTACAGACCTCAAGAATCAAGATTCAAAGGACTTTGTAGACTTTCTCATGCTTAAAGCAGAAGAAGAGGGCAGACTTGAAAAACCGGTAGAACTCAAGAAAGTCATAGAAGAAATACTGAGGTCCATTGCTCATATACCGGATTCGATACAGCGTCAAGTCTATGTTCAGCACCTGCACACACGAACACAGAAGTGGAGAAGAGGGTCTGATCGTGATCTCTATGAAGAACTGGATAAGATCCGTGCAGACGTGTTGCAGGAAGAAAAGCGAGCTCAGCGACGTAATCAGCGACAGCTGGAGCAGCCTTACCGCCCGAAACCAATGGATAATTCTGAATCTGATCCGCGACCAGTACCTGAACCGGTTAACAATCCCGTCCGCACGGTCAAAAAGCCACACTACGAGAAAGAGCTTATCCGCCTGATGATCAGCTATGGCCGGAAGATGGTGGAATATGTATGCTCTTTTACCAACGAGAAACTTTTTGAGGATGAAGAGCTTCAGATCTTTTATAAGGATATTCTTCAGCGATATATGGATGAAGAAGAGATCTCCGTGAATGCCTACTCAGGCAGGGAGGAACCTTTTCCAAAACTGGTGGGAGATGTTATGCTCGAACGATATACCGCCAGTGACCGGCATCACGAAAAAGTGGGTCTTAAATATGAGAAAGATAAGGATCCCTTCAAGTCTGCAAAGAGTGTAATGCGTACGCTAGAGCTGCATTTCTATCATAGAAAGCGGGCAGAGCTGGCAGAAAAGCTCAAATCATCCGATGATGATGAACGACGCATGATCATCCGCAAGCAATCAGATATACAGGCCAAGATCACATACCGGGAAAAAACGGATGCGGATGACCTGTACCCGGATGCGGAGTCAAAAGATGAAAATGGAAATCAACGTTCTGCTTTCGAATATAAGATGAAGCATGAAAGGGATGAGTGAGCAGGTTTAATGCTCACTGTTGGGTCAAAGCATAGACCAGGATATTAGCGCCCATTCGTAAGGCCATTTGCCTGACCTCCGGGGGATCATTATGCACTTCAGGGTCAGCCCAGCCATCACCCAGATTCGACTCCCAGGTATAGTAAACAACCAGCCGTCCATCCCGGAAGAGACCATAACCCCGGGGGTTCTTATTATCATGTTCATGGATCTTAGGGACACCCTGATCAAAATCAAATACCTGGTGATAGATCGGATGGTCAAAAGGGATCTCGATCAGTTCTTCATCCGGAAATACTTCTTTGAGAATGGGGCGAATAAATTCATCCAGTCCGTAGTCATCATCAATATAAAGGAAGCCACCGTTATCGAGGTAAGATCGCAGATTGCGTATCTCAGAATCATTTACTGTTATATTCCCGTGTCCGGTCATGAAAAGAAAAGGGTAACTGTGGATCTCAACACTTCCCAGAGAAACATCTTTATACTCGCTGCTAATGCTAACCGGAACCCGTCCACGGGTAAATGAGATGAGATTGCTTAAGGAGGATGGATCGTTATACCAGTCACCGCCGCCCCGATATTTGACTCTGGCTATCTCGAAACTACCATCCTGTTGTGCCTTTAGTACCTGAGCCGGTAGAAGGAAGGACAGAGTAAGGGCAAGGAGTAAAGTTTTCAGCAGATGATTCATCAAAAATCGGGTCTCTTAATAAAGGTCTGAATGGTATCGGTTGATACGGAGCCAAAGATACCAATAGCTCCGTCAATATTATAAATTACATTTTGAATTTCACCCGGAGAAAGGGTCGATCCGCCCAGCTGTACATCCTGCGAACGGATAAAATCATAGACATTATCATCCAGGGTATGAGCTACGATCTGATTATCTCCGAAGAAGGCAACTGCGATCCACGGATATCGTACTGTAATACTGTTATCCGGATTGATATCAAAATTGCCTTCGTTAATAATTCCGGAACTGGTTTTGGCAATACGTTCCAGTTCATTTTCCAGATCGTCTTCATCGATCAGCTCGGAATATAAAGGGGTAATATTCTCAAACAATGGTTGCTGACTGATCGAGTTAAAAATATATATACTCTGCCTGTCAGGGTACCGGCTCTGACTGACCTGGATTTCCAGCTGATCTGAAGATTGATATACAATACTATCTCTGACTCCTCCCAGTACCTCAAACGCACCGGGTACGATAGTTTCAGCTGTTATTAACTCTGCAGAATTAGGAAAGGTGATCTCAAGCCGGTAGGTTCGCTCAGGGATCACATCATGATTCACGGTTGGTATATAAACCCCGGGTGTGGTCTGTATATCTCCGAACTGATAGGAAAAAGTTTCTTCAACGGCTGATCCGGGACCGGTTTGTAATAATTGTATCTGCACCTGTGCATTATTGATTCCCAGATCATCATATAAGTAGATCTCTCCGCTTTCTCCGGTTCTGGATAAACGCAGAGGAGGGAGCTGACGCTCAGCGACGAGATAGGATTCTACCACATAGAATTCTTCGTAACGGTCCTGTTGATAGATCTCACAAGAGGTGACTGATAATAGTAATAGAAGTAATGCTGGTATTCTCATGATCTTAAAAATCTACAGTATATGATAGGGATGGAAGTATAGGCAACAGAGGTACTTCGGATCTCTTAACCGGATTCTCATCAAAATCGAAGTTATAAAACCACACATTACGTCTGGAATAAACATTGATCAGCTGGAACTGCCATTCAGCTTCTCCGATACCGAAGAAGGTGCCGGTGCGGGAAAAAGAGATATCCAGGCGATGATAATCCGGAAGCCTGGACGCATTTACTTTACCGACGGTAAAGACATTGATGTCGTCGTTGTTAAATGGGAAATCCTGCAATTCGTACCGGCCCAGTGCTTTAGTGTATGCCTGTCCCGTTGCGTAGTTGAAGGATGCCGTAAATTTCCATTTTCTACTGAGTCGATACGTACCGACTAGATTAATATCATTTCTCCTGTCATATTTAGGAGGATAGAAACGGGCAGTCTGATTATCACCTTGCAACTCAAGATTAAAGGAAGGGAATTTCCTCCAGGTATAACCGAGGGTATATCCGATAAATCCGGTGAGCCTGCCAACCCGCTTTTCAAAGAAGAATTCAGCACCATAAGCATAACCTTCTCCGACCCGGAACAGGTCTGCGTAGAGAAACCCAGCGGCATCTGGGAGAAATGGGTCCAGTTCAAAGAGATCATTCATGGTGCGGTAGTAGAGCTCAACGTCAAAGCCATAGTCTTTAAAAGGGATGGTCTTGGCACCAACAATAAACTGATCTCCATATGCAGGTCTCACTCCCTGATCTGAGGTCAGCCAGACATCAAAGCCGGAGAAGGCTTCATTAGAGATCAGTGTCAGGAATTGATTATAGCGCCCGTAAGCAGTCTGAAGACGCAGGCGGTCTGAAGCCCTATATTCGACAGACACCCTTGGCTCAGCTCTGAAATACGAGCCGTCAGAGAAATAATTCATACGAATTCCGGGAGTGATCTTCCATTTCTGCGTAGGTCTCCATTCGTCCTGAACATACACAGAGGCGTATCGATTGTGTATTCTGCTTCGGAAGGTATCCTGACCGTCAAAACGATCCTGTAATCTCAAAGTAAGTGCACCTGCCCAGAAACCGGTGCTTATCTGATGCCGGTCGTTAGGAAGATATTCCAGATCTCCTTTGACCGAATAATCATAAATATTGTTATCCCGCTCAAATTGAGTGGTGGCCAGCTCAAAAGTGGGGAAGTTAAAATAACGCGAACCGGTAAACACAAAATTTGAAAAGAGCTTTTCCGAAAATATATGGGTCCAGTTCGTACTGAGTGTCTGGTTTCCGTAATCGAGCTGGAATTCAGCATCATCCACAAATGGGAAATTGACCCTGTCTTTTCCGGAATAGAAGGCCAGGGACAGTTTATCATTTTCGCCTGCATCAAAATTAACCTTACCATTCACATCCAGGAAATAGAAAAGGGAGGGGACACTGTCTATACTTTGACGGAGTCCGGCCAGCAGAGGCTCCAGTGTTGAACGGCGAACCGCCAGCATCCATGACCCGCGGCTATAAGGTCCCTCAAGCAATATTCTGGAGGCAAGCAGTCCAACAGTTGCTGAGCCCCCGAATTCATTGCGATTCCCATCCTTGTTATAAATTGCCAGCACCGAGCCCAGTCGACCGCCGTATTCTGCCGGGTAACCGCCCTTATACAAGCGTACATCTTTGATGGCATCGGGGTTAAAGGTGGAAAAGAAACCGAAGAAGTGGGAAGGGTTGTAGACGGTTGTACGGTCCAGAAGGATCAGGGTCTGATCCGGTGAGCCGCCCCGGACATAGAGGCCGGAAGAGAAATCCGATGCCGCTTTAACCCCCGGAAGAAGCTGAATTGAACGGAATACATCTGCCTCAAACACAGACGGGAGTTCATTGATCAACTCTGTCTTAACCTGAATGGTACCGATATTCTTTTGTTCCTCCTTGTCAGAATCCGATTCAACGATCACTTCTTCCAGCTGCACCGATTCAGGCACAAGGTCGATATCCAGTCGAAGTTTTTCTCCGGCTTCAAGGGTGATCTCCTGAGAAGACAGCCTGAAACCAATATAAGTAGCAAGCAGTTTATATCTGCCGGCGGGGATATTCGTAATGGTATAATATCCCAGCGTGTTAGTAGACGCTCCTTTATTGAGCTCCTGCAGTGCCACATTGGCACTGATCAGGGTCTCACCCGTTTCAGCATCACGGACATAACCGCTTATTGAAGCAGTAGACTGGGCCTGCAGAAATGCAGGTAATAATGACAGGAGTAAAAGCAGCAGGCCTGATTTTGGCATATAATGAATTAGCGATATTGATTGGTGCGCATTAAACGCAACCGACTGAATATGTTGCACAGCATAACAGGGAATTTGGATGATTGATTCACGAAATGTTCAGATAAATTCGGTTGTTGTGGAGAATGAGAAATACGAAATGGCGCACATGTTTCGTATATTACAGCGTTCTTTGAAATTACTGGGGGTGACACGGATTCGACGGGGCGAGTACAATCGTAGGTCGCATGTCGAGCTTGTCCAATAGATCTCGTATAAAATCTATTATGGATCTAAAGTAATTGACAATAATTACTCATACCGCTTAGCAGCATAGACTGACTAAGCCGTTCCTTTAAGCAGCGTGCCTGTCAGCACTTACTGGAGCGTCGATACAGACAGGATAGTTAATGTGTGCTTTCTGTCGCACATCGGCGAAATTTAAACAGAATAGTCTGCAGTCGCTTGGTCACTTGGCTAGGCTTCAGGCGAATTCTAATTAGTGACTAAACATGTAGACGCTTGCAGGTTTACCGTTTCGGACCGGGGTTCGACTCCCCGCACCTCCACATTTAAAAGGCCGGTTTTAAAAATAAAGCTGGCCTTTTTTTATCCACACATTTGAACCCGGAGTTCTGCCAGAGGCATCCCCACGGAAGAGTGCCAGCATCCATTTTGAAAGGCTCGATACATTGCAGTGTCGGGCCTTCTTTATTTTGCTCACCGTTTGTTATTTGAAATGGCATCTAGAAGATGCGGATTCATCGGGTTATTGGGATTGTTGACATAATCCCACAATTCCATAATCGCTCAATAAACGAATATCCCGGTAACCTGCTAATCAATCCCCTACATGCCACTTAGAATGCGCACGATCCGGTCCCATGATTTATTCCGGGCCATTTTATTGGGATCATCAGCCGGGGCTGCCGGGTCGTCGCCGCGTCGCATGAATGCATGTCCGGCTCCCTCATAGATCTCATACTCATAGGTCTTGCCGTAATCGTCCATTGCGACTTCGGAGTTCTCGATAGTGGAGTTCACTCGGTTGTCATCACCTCCGTAAAAGCC
This genomic window contains:
- a CDS encoding glucose-1-phosphate adenylyltransferase; this translates as MKSSVVAVILGGGRGTRLFPLTDQRSKPAVPIGGKYRLVDIPISNCLNSDIRRIYVLTQFNSASLNRHIKNTFNFDVFSSGFVDILAAEQTTDSQDWFQGTADAVRQSIHHMENHTYEHVLILSGDQLYQMDYRNMLQRHKENNADLTVATIPVNAEDATGFGIMKTNKDGIIEKFIEKPSSDLLGDWKSEVPQKFKDEGKDYLASMGIYIFNRETMIKLFDDNPGATDFGKELIPKCLEEGQTVCSYEFEGYWTDIGTIRSFFEANLSLADTVPEFNLYDNDNFIYTRARLLPASKLMGTTLEQSLMAEGCIIEASRIVQSVIGIRSRIGKGTTVENSIIMGNDYFQDRKVIEEASDEDPALGIGQRCYISNAIIDKNVAIGHDVRIVGGTHLEDGDHKYHYVRDGIVIVKKSTVIPAGTTIM
- the dnaG gene encoding DNA primase, which gives rise to MISDDKKEEVRAAADIVEVVSDYVKLKKSGSGFSGLCPYHDEKTPSFHVTPRLGIFKCFGCGESGDVFKFVMDQDGVGFTEAIRQLAERYGVFIPEEEEGLNDERSQHKEGIYHALKFAGVYFYRNLIENPEAQKARDYLEKRGYSNAVIKKFGLGYAPGGGEDLLKAAKGAGIDEKYLHDADLIKPSQRSDGFYDTFRNRLMFPIFSPTGKVIAFAGRVLGNEKTAKYINSAQTQVYNKSEVVYGVNFARNEIRKNKEVILVEGYTDVITLNTNGIANVVASSGTSLTPGQMKVLHRYGEKIIMIYDSDDAGQNAMKRGIDIALSEGMEVELLELPENQDPDSFVKQFGKESFTDLKNQDSKDFVDFLMLKAEEEGRLEKPVELKKVIEEILRSIAHIPDSIQRQVYVQHLHTRTQKWRRGSDRDLYEELDKIRADVLQEEKRAQRRNQRQLEQPYRPKPMDNSESDPRPVPEPVNNPVRTVKKPHYEKELIRLMISYGRKMVEYVCSFTNEKLFEDEELQIFYKDILQRYMDEEEISVNAYSGREEPFPKLVGDVMLERYTASDRHHEKVGLKYEKDKDPFKSAKSVMRTLELHFYHRKRAELAEKLKSSDDDERRMIIRKQSDIQAKITYREKTDADDLYPDAESKDENGNQRSAFEYKMKHERDE
- a CDS encoding TonB-dependent receptor domain-containing protein, translating into MPKSGLLLLLLSLLPAFLQAQSTASISGYVRDAETGETLISANVALQELNKGASTNTLGYYTITNIPAGRYKLLATYIGFRLSSQEITLEAGEKLRLDIDLVPESVQLEEVIVESDSDKEEQKNIGTIQVKTELINELPSVFEADVFRSIQLLPGVKAASDFSSGLYVRGGSPDQTLILLDRTTVYNPSHFFGFFSTFNPDAIKDVRLYKGGYPAEYGGRLGSVLAIYNKDGNRNEFGGSATVGLLASRILLEGPYSRGSWMLAVRRSTLEPLLAGLRQSIDSVPSLFYFLDVNGKVNFDAGENDKLSLAFYSGKDRVNFPFVDDAEFQLDYGNQTLSTNWTHIFSEKLFSNFVFTGSRYFNFPTFELATTQFERDNNIYDYSVKGDLEYLPNDRHQISTGFWAGALTLRLQDRFDGQDTFRSRIHNRYASVYVQDEWRPTQKWKITPGIRMNYFSDGSYFRAEPRVSVEYRASDRLRLQTAYGRYNQFLTLISNEAFSGFDVWLTSDQGVRPAYGDQFIVGAKTIPFKDYGFDVELYYRTMNDLFELDPFLPDAAGFLYADLFRVGEGYAYGAEFFFEKRVGRLTGFIGYTLGYTWRKFPSFNLELQGDNQTARFYPPKYDRRNDINLVGTYRLSRKWKFTASFNYATGQAYTKALGRYELQDFPFNNDDINVFTVGKVNASRLPDYHRLDISFSRTGTFFGIGEAEWQFQLINVYSRRNVWFYNFDFDENPVKRSEVPLLPILPSLSYTVDF
- a CDS encoding DUF4159 domain-containing protein — encoded protein: MNHLLKTLLLALTLSFLLPAQVLKAQQDGSFEIARVKYRGGGDWYNDPSSLSNLISFTRGRVPVSISSEYKDVSLGSVEIHSYPFLFMTGHGNITVNDSEIRNLRSYLDNGGFLYIDDDYGLDEFIRPILKEVFPDEELIEIPFDHPIYHQVFDFDQGVPKIHEHDNKNPRGYGLFRDGRLVVYYTWESNLGDGWADPEVHNDPPEVRQMALRMGANILVYALTQQ
- a CDS encoding DUF4249 family protein; translation: MRIPALLLLLLSVTSCEIYQQDRYEEFYVVESYLVAERQLPPLRLSRTGESGEIYLYDDLGINNAQVQIQLLQTGPGSAVEETFSYQFGDIQTTPGVYIPTVNHDVIPERTYRLEITFPNSAELITAETIVPGAFEVLGGVRDSIVYQSSDQLEIQVSQSRYPDRQSIYIFNSISQQPLFENITPLYSELIDEDDLENELERIAKTSSGIINEGNFDINPDNSITVRYPWIAVAFFGDNQIVAHTLDDNVYDFIRSQDVQLGGSTLSPGEIQNVIYNIDGAIGIFGSVSTDTIQTFIKRPDF
- a CDS encoding NADP-dependent isocitrate dehydrogenase → MSKNTITIARGDGIGHEIMDSTLQILEAANVPLEYDEIKIGKEVYESGVMSGISPESWDTLAKNKVFLKAPITTPQGSGYKSLNVTIRKTLGLFANVRPVKALVPYVRSNFPTMDVVVVRENEEDLYAGIEHQQTPEVVQCLKLVSRPGCERVIRYAFEYAKAYDRNKVTCMTKDNIMKHTDGLFHEVFDEVRKEYPEIESDHYIIDIGAARLADTPQWFDVVVTLNLYGDIISDITGQISGSVGLGGSGNIGNDFAMFEAIHGSAPDIAGKDVANPSGLINGACMMLAHLNLSDEAELISNALLATIEQGIHTADIKSKEYTKQIVGTKDFTKAVIDHLGERPKHLKSASYGHNNHGIQVNLEKRDVPEKKLVGVDVFIDWTSDDRNPDDLGKRLDADCGEDMKLKMITNRGVKVYPEGRPETFCTDHWRCRFIAKDASAGNYTEINGKDVIQLLSNLNDAGHDCIKTENLYEFDGKRGFSLGQGE
- the sucD gene encoding succinate--CoA ligase subunit alpha codes for the protein MSVLVGNDTRLIVQGFTGSEGTFHAEQMIEYGTNVVGGVTPGKGGQKHLDKPVFNTVAEAVEHEGANASVIFVPPAFAADAITEAAFAGIEVIICITEGIPVKDMIVAKQVVNSHGATLIGPNCPGVITPGEAKVGIMPGNIFSPGSVGLISRSGTLTYEAVDQLTKAGLGQSTAIGIGGDPVIGTTHLDAVKMFQNDPDTESIVLIGEIGGSAEEEAAAYIKDNVDKPVVAFIAGSTAPPGRRMGHAGAIISGGKGTAQEKKKALAAAGITVVESPADIGMTLKELIGA